Part of the Lolium rigidum isolate FL_2022 chromosome 6, APGP_CSIRO_Lrig_0.1, whole genome shotgun sequence genome, agtaagaaccatggttcggagacaaaccctaatggattccaggaagaatctggacaagggatatattcaattatatccagtgagatcactgtggagttctagaaaagtttaagtctgcataagtcagaaccacacttcggaaacgtgagagagatcaaacttcgaggacgaagtttagtttaaggggtagagactataatatcccaggtattggggttacaaaaatagaggaaacagttgtgtgcattgcattcatgcatagaaaatgcagggaattttcgcgctttaaagtaaaacagtcacagtaaccgaagtttcacttgaccttggtggaattgaagtagctcatcaagtcaagcgctataaacctcaatgtgactttgttcaaaccttgttttgggtagagatgatttgatctaaggggttagatcaaatggaactaataatcaacacaacaacactttactcaatgatcaattgcttgatcttataacatatcataatatgttaatccttaccataacatatgaacatacatctatttggaaatcaagtaacaataaatggagaaaccattcttcacttatcttttccatgtcttaaacaaatccttgatcctaccatgaacctcatggtattcattctactctagtcttggaaacataacaaggagatcaactctagaaatacatttctctattccatataattaatacacaccaaacctagagaggtgagagttctattataattattagagaagcaataacaaacctttagttaaaccttggatatacatccaaggattcaaattatcatcttcaagaggaaccctagagtattattcaagtccttcccaaatgagagagagaccaatcagactaattctagctttacctatttaagaatcaatgttaaactttgaataaagtattaggtaaaccatttcaccttgaagtggtgagatcaccaaataccaagtggaataatactatatccatgacttagtgaaataaggagtggaataaaccaactaagatagacaattgaatctttggctcagtaacctaaataaatattaggagtacaccataaaccctggaataactattcttaaatgagaaagctcaaaccatggtgttatactcaagataattgagacaaccataaccatgtccactcaagaaactataagggagatattatgtttagttaatctagacaatgcttgataatggaagtgagaaccccatttaatgagagatccttaggaagccaaaccttgatcattattaattaaatgatgatcataaaccctaagaacttgaggtatgggaataaaccctaacaggataagtagatctcattcatcacatgaaatcatagggtggcaactagtaggcaaccctaggcttatattccaaccttaacttgtgattcaattggtgatcataagtagaattctaccatatctacattccacatattcttcatttaagaaacataaggaaaccttagagtaaaactctatactttatatggtgagaaaccatatatccatatgaccaaagttaactataaaaagaactataaccaatgtagttacttaaatgataaattgaggttaacaatagaagccaattggtagaagataaaacttattctcaagtccttagtaactaaaggagaacagaaacaattaagcaagtaaccatattaccttggttaggagaGATTAAAACCTAGCAGATGCAATATGATGCCATCTCACTTCTACAAActcgaattaaatctcaaccctagtttatgcatcactatggtgatcataatatgaacctaggccataattgagattcaaaccaattgccattagataaatatcattagaaccctaatggttcattatttAAATACAATGTATCAaatataaaacataagagccacctaatgctaaatcctataagtaaaccatatgtgtagtgatcagccatttactttgtaaccaagataaaccatgatggaaacaatccctactgagatactttcaaatgtagtgatagtattaaccttaataagggggttgtactagaaatggaaaaagaaaccctaataaatatgtgctcacatacaatcatgtgcaagtgaccaattccctaaattgaaaccaagtcttaataccacctttaaaatactttgagttgaaaatatcaactataataatccaaataatttgattcacaagaaaatgGAAATTATAATAAGAGCACAAAATCATGGTTAATTAAAATTGCAATAAAAAGTTCATACATAAAGATTAAAtgatcattcaaaaacaattcgAGTATTCAAATGATCTTCTTATTAGTCCTTAGTAAATTCCAATTttcaaacacctgcaaaataaaaggattcaaatttgaattataaatagaattcaaaaatagaaatacaaaacagaaaaagaaaacagaaaaaaagaaaaaaagaaagggacttacctggctcacctggccgccgcagcccaccaacacagcccaccaagcagcccatcCACACCAGTCCAGCACAGCCCAAAGTGGCCCAGGTACCCCTTCGTGTGGATAAAGATGGAgaggcgtcgtcgtcttcgtctcctctCCACGACGCGCAGGAGTTCGCCACCGCGACGCCAaggccacgtcccgcggtcgccgccggcgttgttgaccgccagcacacgcctGGGACCCTATAAAATGCGTAGAAGCTCTCAATTTGACCTCTCTTCGCCTCGTTCGCGCCAgaacccgaaaccctagctcgctgatacgtctccaacgtatcgataatttcttgtgttccatgccacattattgatgttatctacatgttttatgcacactttatgtcatattcgtgcattttctggaactaacctattaacaagatgccgaagtgccgattctttgttctcgctgtttttggtttcagaaatcctagtaaagaaatattctcggaattggacgaaataaaagccccgaggcctattttctcacgaagcttccagaagaccgaagacgagacgaagaggggccacggggtggccaaaccctagggcggcgcggccccacccccggccgcgccggcctatggtgtgggccccccgtgccgcctctcgacttgcccttccgcctacttaaagcctccgtgacgaaacccccggtgccgagagccacgatacggaaaacattgcgagacgccgtcgccgccgatcccatctcgggggatcctggagatcgcctccggcaccccgccggagaggggaatcatctcccggaggactctacaccgccatggtcgcctccggagtgatgagtgagtagtctacccctggactatgggtccatagcagtagctagatggttgtcttctccccattgtgctatcattgtcggatcttgtgagctgcctatcatgatcaagatcatctatatgtaattctatatgttgcgtttgttgggatccgatgaatagagaatgcttgttatgttgattatcaaagttatgcttatgtgttgtttatgatcttgcatgctctccgttattagtagatgctgtggccaagtagatgcttttaactccaagagggagtacttatgctcgatagtgggttcatgccgcattgacaccgggacgagtgacgagaaagttctaacgttgtgttgtgcttgttgccactagggataaaacattgatgctatgtccaaggatgtagttgttgattacattacgcaccatacttaatgcaattgtctgttgctttgcaacttaatatcggaggggttcggatgataacctcgaaggtggactttttaggcatagatgcggttggatggcggtctatgtactttgtcgtaatgcccaattaaatctcactatactcatcatgatatgtatgtgcattgtcatgctctctttatttgtcaattgcccaaccgtaatttgttcacccaacatgctcgttcgtcttatgggagagacacctctagtgaactgtggaccccggtccaattctctttattgaaatacaatctactgcaatacttgtttttacttgttttctctcgcaaacaatcatcttccacacaatacggttaatcctttgttacagcaagccggtgagattgacaacctcactgtttcgttggggcaaagtactttggttgtgttgtgcaggttccacgttggcgccggaatctccggtgttgcgccgcactacatcccgccgccatcaaccttcaacgtgcttcttggctcctcctggttcgataaaccttggtttctttctgagggaaaacttgctgctgtgcgcatcataccttcctcttggggttgcccaacgaacgtgtgaaatacacgccatcactcgccGGTCACCTCATATCGCCACCGATTGAGGCCGTCCGAATCACAATGGTGAGGTCCTGGAGGTGCGCCTCGTCTTCTagtcccttgatacgtctccgacgtatcgataatttcttatgttctatgccatattattgatgatacctacatgttttatgcacactttatgtcatattcgtgcattttctggaactaacctattaacaagatgccgaagtgccggttctcgttttctcgctgtttttagtttcgaaatcctagtaacgaaatattctcgaaattggacgaaacaaagacccgagggcctatttttccacggagcttccggaagaccgaagaacatacgaagtggggccacgaggtggcgacaccacaaggcggcgcggcccggggggcccgcgccgccctatggtgtggccccctcgtcgggccccgactctgcccttccgcctacttaaagcctccgtcgcgaaacccccgatgcgaaaaaccacgatacggaaaaccttgcgagactccgccgccgccgatcccatctcggggattacggagatctcctccggcaccctgccggagaggggattcgtctcccggaggactctacaccgccatggtcgcctccggagtgatgagtgagtagttcacccctggactatgggtccatagcggtagctagatggttgtcttctcctcattgtgcttcattgttggatcttgtgagctgcctaacatgatcaagatcatctatctgtaattctatatgttgtgtttgtcgggatccgatggatagagaataccatgtcatgttaattatcaagttattacatatgtgttgtttatgatcttgcatgctctccgttactagtagaggctccggccaagtttttactcttaactccaagagggagtatttatgctcgatagtgggttcatgctcgcattgacaccgggacggtgacggaaagttctaaggttgtgttgtcttgttgccactagggataaaacattggcgctatgtccgaggatgtagttgttgattacattacgcaccatacttaatgcaattgtccgttgctttgcaacttaatacttggaggggttcggatgataactctgaaggtggactttttaggcatagatgcggttggatggcggtctatgtactttgtcgtaatgcccaattaaatctcactatacttatcatgtcatgtatgtgcattgttatgccctctctatttgtcaattgcccgaccgtaatttgttcacccaacatgcttttatcttatgggagagacacctctagtgaactgtggaccccggtccattctttaatactgaaatacaaatctgcttgcaatacttgtttttactattttctctgcaaacaatcatcttccacacaatacggttaatcctttgttacagcaagccggtgagattgacaacctcacttgtttcgttggggcaaagtactttggttgtgttgtgcgggttccacgttggcgccggaatctcggtgttgtgccgcactacatcccgccgccatcaaccttcaacgtgcttcttggctcctcctggttcgataaaccttggtttctttcacgagggaaaacttgctgctgtgcgcatcataccttcctcttggggttgcccaacgaacgtgtgaaatacacgccatcaagcatattttcacggcgccgttgccggggagatcaagacacgctgcaaggggagtctccacttctcaatctctttactttgtttttgtcttgctttattttatttactactttgtttgctgcattatataaaaacacaaaaaaattagttgctagctttactttatttgctgtcttgtttgctatatcaaaaacacaaaaaaaattagttacttgcatttactttatctagattgttttactactactaaaatgagtaatcctgaagttgaagttcgttcatttaagcaacaaggaggagaatgtttaaaagatgcttggtatagaattagtgatgcccataataggtgcactaagaaacactccaccactatcctactcaggaatttttatgttggtatctctagctggaatagatatgttcttgattgtctcgcgggaggtaatttcctaggcgctcccgctttagaagctagctgcatcattgagagtttatttggaacaccacctgttaatgaaactaaaattgaaacctcccttgaggatgttatgaaaaaattggaaaccatagagaaaaattttccgagtgttgaaactaagttggagatattacttgataaaactgatgaacttgataaatccctaggaggaattgatgaaagaattagtgtcctaggaacttgtgttgaccatgataatcaaattaataggattggcgaacttgaaaaatctatgggaaccttgggttcaaccttttcatctttacagtttagagagaaagcttatgtgggaaaggagcaaaagtttatgtatgtctctaaagtgcctaaaccaaagaaatattattataggcctaaaattgacaaagcccctagtaccactacaaatggggagcttatgatatcaatgcttcatctttcgatgttacttgagttacactttctgcgcctagctgaaaggcgttaaagaaaagcgcttatgggagacaacccatgtttttactacagtattttttgttttatatttgtgtcttggaagttgtttactactgtagcaacctctccttatcttagttttatgttttgttgtgccaagtaaagtctttgatagaaaagtaagtactagatttggattactgcgcagttccagatttctttgctgtcacgaatctgggtctatctccctgtaggtagctcagaaaattacgccaatttacgagcatgatcctcagatatgtacgcaactttcattcaatttgagcattttcgtttgagcaagtctggtggcctaataaaatccatctttacggatctgttctgttttgacagattctgtcttttatttcgcattgcctcttttgctatgttggatgaatttctttgatccactaatgtccagtagctttatgcaatgtccagaagtgttaagaatgattgtgtcacctctgaacatgtgaatttttattatgcactaaccctctaatgagttgtttcgagtttggtgtggaggaagttttcaaggatcaagNNNNNNNNNNNNNNNNNNNNNNNNNNNNNNNNNNNNNNNNNNNNNNNNNNNNNNNNNNNNNNNNNNNNNNNNNNNNNNNNNNNNNNNNNNNNNNNNNNNNaaaagcatcgaatcattgtttctcaaaccctagtttcataatcgtccgagtacttttcggctgaaaccttcgaatcacttgccctctacttcaactaaacgtcgagtacttttcggctgaaaccttcgagatctacttgccctctacttccaactaaaccctagtctacaacccgtaggcattgaaaagttaataccttgtcaccgtgtgtcctcaagaacgtttggtcatcataagtaaacaaaccggcttgtcctttgtgctaaaaaggattgggccactcgctgcaattattactctcgcattttacttacttgtactttatttatctgctatatcaaaaccccctgaatacttgtatgtgagcatttacagtgaatccttcatcgaaactgcttgtcaacaccttctgctcctcgttgggttcgacactcttatttatcgaaagtactacgatacaccccctatacttgtgggtcatcaccgaccaagagacttggatatggcatgcttttttggaatgcccgggtcttgcaatgacatcaatgtttttcaacggtcaccactaatgacaagacttgcaatgcgggaaggtccattggtggagtttgaagcaaatggccacaagtacaactatggctactttcTCACCGACgacatatatccaaggtggcaaacatttgtgaagccgattattcaaccaaaaggtaagaagcaaacccaattccacaatgcacaagcggcggctaggaaagatgtagagagagcatttgagattttgcaagcccaatttaccattgttagaggaccggctaaattttgggaccaagaatgcctttggtatatcatgaccgcgtgtgtcatcatgcataacatgattatagatGATGATCGCAAGAAACATGTCGATCATACCCACTAAGACTTGATGGGGGTTCgcgtgcaagtgaggaggtccgcacataggattgctcggttcattgcctcataccatgccattcggtgcaacgacacacatgcatgatgagcttcaaaaagatctcatggaagaatggtggaattggaatggacaacagtAGTTGCAtgcttgttgtatttgtttgaaaattatgtgttctattgtctcaaaactatgttgtattgttgtatgttggacgtgttgtatttggtttgaacaatgtattgtatttggatggtacattttattcgtgaattttatatggttgttTGATCTTGTTCAATGCATAATTGTGTTTGTTTGCCGTTTGCGCgcgccgcgcgctgcaaaatagagcctccggCGGAGGTGCTTTTTTTGCGCGCCAACGAGCGCTGCAAAATGGAGCATCCGGCGGGGAAAAATCGCTCCGTCGTGCGCCAATGGTTTACAGCGCGGCGGCAGCGTCGTATAGCGCGCCAAATTATAGCGCgcctattggagatgctcttaagccaGAATAACGTAGTTGCCATGAGTTTTTTTAAATTACCATAATTCTCGGTATTGACAGCTTCATGTTACTATGTAGAGATATCGCTATGGTACCATTTTGTAGTAGACCTAGCATGCCATGGAGTTAAGAAACGGTTGTAGCACCTTGCTTCCTAAATCAAGAATGTGATACACAAAGTATAACTACTAGCTAAATGTTCGTGCCATGCAACGGCTCATGAAATGAACTAATTAAATTATAATAGAGATGGTATTGCCTGATCATGGTTGATTATGAAATAATTATCAGTAAACTTTATCTCTCTTCGACCTCCTTCGGTGTCTCTCATCTTATCAAACAACGAGTTCGTCAACCTCAGCCATCACAATCTTGCGCGCATTCTCTCGGCTACTGCCCCACGAGTCGTAGACGCCTCCTCATCTACGTGTTCCTAGGTCACCCATAGCATCAACGTGTAGCTCTATGTGCGGCCACTTCGCCGCCGGCCCTCTCCTTTGGTCAACAAGTTTCTCAAAGGCCGACCCGCGTATTAGCTTTATCGGGTAAatcattggctacatctagaTTTTTTTGTCAACCTTTTAAAGCTCGTAAATATGATGATCGAAAATTTTAAACCAACGGGATCACTGGTGCCGGGAGCCAAAAATCTCCAATCCCTTTCCCTCGTCTCCGTGTCTCTCCCATTCACGCGGACGGTGTGACACAACTGCCCTTAAAATTGGATTGGCATCTTCGGAATGAAGAAGCTCAAGTTCTTGCTCGCCCAACGAAAATAAAGTGTAACACCTAAAAAAGCTATTCTGCAGACACTTCCAATTAAAACCGGCCTTTATTTAGGCAAACACGTCACCGTATAAGTAGGGTCCTTGCATGGCCTCCCGTCGAACTCGGGGCAGCAACCTCACAAAGCACGCCACACATCAATCGTTTGGAGGGCAGCAAAGCAAACAACGCAAAATGGCATCCTCCTACGCAGCCATCGGTGCCGTCCTccccttgttcttgttcttgctcGCCGTCGACGCGGCACTGGCCCCGTCTGGCTCGCCTGGCGCGGCGCCGTTGTCGACAGGGTTGCTGTCCATCGAGGACGCGTGCAAGCAGACCGCCGAGCTCCACGACCTCTGCATCGCGACCCTCTCCCCGGACCGGTCCTCCCTGACGGCGGACGCGGCGGGCCTGACCAGGGCGGCCATCCTGGCCGTCCAGAAGAACGCGTCGGAGACAGCCACGTACCTCTCGAGCATCGACGAGGACGACAACGTCAACAAGACGGCGCAGCTGCAGCAGTGCCTCGAGGACTGCGGGGAGCGGTAAGCGGCGTTCACAATCGATGGGTCGACCATGGATGCGCGCGTGATCAAGCATGCATGGCTGATGATGCGTGCAGGTACGAGGCGGCGGTAGAGCAGCTCACGGACGCGGCGATGGCGCTGGACATGGGGGCGTTCAACGAGTCGCAGGCGCTGGTGGCGGCGGGCCAGGCTGAGGTGAAGCTGTGCCAGAGGGGATGCCAGGCCGTGCCGGAACACCGGGACATCCTCATGGCGCGGAACACCGAGGTCGACCATCTCTGCATCATCGCCCTCGCCATCGCCAAGCTCATCCGCTGATGACCAGCCTCTGCACTATACGTAGCATCGCCCTCGCTGTGGAATACGATGGCCATAGATCTCTTCGAGGCCATGGT contains:
- the LOC124659643 gene encoding uncharacterized protein LOC124659643, whose amino-acid sequence is MASSYAAIGAVLPLFLFLLAVDAALAPSGSPGAAPLSTGLLSIEDACKQTAELHDLCIATLSPDRSSLTADAAGLTRAAILAVQKNASETATYLSSIDEDDNVNKTAQLQQCLEDCGERYEAAVEQLTDAAMALDMGAFNESQALVAAGQAEVKLCQRGCQAVPEHRDILMARNTEVDHLCIIALAIAKLIR